Proteins co-encoded in one Hymenobacter swuensis DY53 genomic window:
- a CDS encoding glycosyltransferase family protein, whose amino-acid sequence MNEQAARLYDILYVRFTDHFLSFPAHTLEPISPRSPWERLLKVMGYAALRLVGNTFRKVRNPEKLHGKVWLYVVSQNNYDSLHFLREARSDTVLVAGQSKQIGRYNRQVNRLSLRRKLLYYGQLPGVYRTLRRTEGLRAWRFFDLIFNAIGYYEVYRRALRHYRPRAVVFANDHNDDARALLLACQAEGVPTAYIQHASVSTNFPPLGFDLSLLEGQDALDKYRQCGPVRGRVELVGMPKADAFLTQRNRQPRVQRVAIACNTLDELPVLADTLAYLLREFPHLTFTLRPHPGDTRDFRFLRQLHPALQFSDARQQGIFEFLAAHDALIAADTSSHLEATLLNLASLYYRFGTHTIADDYYGFVTHRLIERASSLQELGEWLRQYQQHKPLHLYQRAAYYNDTLGTPDEGYSQQRAVRRLSEWLDETATPAS is encoded by the coding sequence ATGAATGAGCAGGCCGCCCGCCTTTACGATATTCTGTACGTCCGTTTTACGGACCATTTTCTCTCGTTCCCAGCCCATACCCTGGAGCCTATTTCGCCGCGCAGCCCCTGGGAACGTCTATTGAAGGTAATGGGCTACGCGGCTTTGCGGTTGGTGGGCAATACGTTCCGGAAGGTGCGTAATCCGGAGAAGCTACACGGCAAAGTGTGGCTGTATGTGGTCAGTCAGAACAACTACGACTCGCTCCACTTTCTGCGCGAAGCCCGCTCCGATACCGTATTAGTAGCGGGCCAGAGCAAGCAGATAGGCCGTTACAACCGGCAGGTAAACCGGCTTTCCTTGCGCCGCAAGCTGCTGTACTATGGTCAGTTGCCGGGCGTGTATCGGACCTTGCGCCGCACGGAAGGGCTGCGGGCCTGGCGGTTTTTCGACCTGATTTTCAATGCCATCGGCTACTACGAAGTGTACCGACGGGCGCTGCGCCACTATCGTCCCCGGGCGGTAGTATTTGCCAACGACCACAACGACGATGCCCGGGCACTGCTGCTGGCCTGCCAAGCTGAAGGCGTGCCCACGGCCTACATCCAACACGCCAGCGTGAGCACCAACTTCCCACCACTGGGCTTCGACCTAAGCCTGCTGGAAGGCCAGGACGCGCTGGACAAATACCGTCAGTGCGGGCCGGTACGGGGCCGCGTGGAACTGGTAGGCATGCCCAAGGCCGATGCGTTTCTGACACAGCGCAATCGGCAGCCCAGGGTGCAGCGGGTGGCTATAGCCTGTAATACGCTGGATGAGCTGCCCGTTCTTGCCGATACGCTGGCCTACCTGCTGCGTGAATTTCCGCACCTCACGTTTACCCTCCGCCCCCACCCCGGCGACACGCGTGACTTTCGCTTTCTGCGGCAACTGCACCCTGCTCTGCAATTTTCCGATGCCCGGCAGCAAGGTATTTTCGAGTTTTTGGCCGCGCATGATGCCCTGATTGCCGCCGATACCAGCTCCCATCTGGAGGCTACACTGCTCAACCTGGCGAGCCTGTACTATCGTTTCGGCACGCATACTATTGCCGATGATTATTATGGCTTTGTCACTCATCGCCTTATAGAACGGGCGTCCTCGCTACAGGAGCTTGGGGAATGGCTGCGGCAGTACCAGCAGCACAAACCGCTGCATCTGTACCAACGTGCTGCGTATTATAATGATACGCTTGGCACTCCCGATGAGGGGTATAGCCAGCAGCGGGCGGTGCGGCGGCTGAGTGAATGGCTGGATGAGACAGCTACCCCAGCCTCTTGA
- a CDS encoding PIG-L deacetylase family protein, producing the protein MELHNKRILVVVAHPDDELLGLGATIHRLVHQQGCTARAVILGEGLTSRADMRKPEQWTTELAVHRANIGRATAAIGYHSTGVYDFADNRFDSVDLLDLVKVVEQEKESFQPDVIFTHHGGDTNIDHRRTFEAVVTGTRPVPGEPMRTILACETPSSTEWQAANYPNPFLPNFFLAVGEEDLAAKIAGMEAYEFEKRVYPHPRSPEALRILAQRWGIVIGQPLAEAFMLIRHIG; encoded by the coding sequence ATGGAATTGCATAACAAGCGCATATTGGTGGTAGTAGCCCACCCCGACGACGAACTCCTGGGCCTGGGTGCTACTATTCACCGGCTGGTACACCAACAGGGCTGCACTGCCCGCGCCGTTATTCTGGGTGAAGGCCTGACGTCACGCGCTGACATGCGTAAGCCCGAGCAATGGACCACCGAATTGGCCGTACACCGGGCTAATATTGGCCGGGCCACGGCAGCCATTGGCTACCACTCTACCGGCGTCTACGATTTTGCCGATAACCGCTTCGATTCTGTGGACTTACTGGATTTGGTAAAAGTGGTGGAGCAGGAAAAAGAGTCCTTTCAGCCCGACGTCATTTTTACCCACCACGGCGGCGATACGAACATCGACCACCGCCGCACCTTTGAGGCTGTAGTAACGGGTACGCGCCCGGTTCCGGGAGAACCGATGCGCACTATCCTGGCCTGCGAAACTCCTTCCAGCACGGAATGGCAGGCGGCTAACTATCCGAACCCCTTTCTGCCCAACTTCTTCCTAGCAGTAGGTGAGGAGGATCTAGCCGCGAAGATTGCGGGTATGGAGGCCTATGAATTCGAGAAGCGCGTATATCCTCATCCCCGCTCACCGGAAGCTCTCCGGATTCTGGCCCAGCGTTGGGGTATTGTTATTGGCCAGCCGCTAGCAGAAGCATTCATGCTGATCCGGCACATTGGGTAA
- the pseI gene encoding pseudaminic acid synthase: MQDILLGTHRIGTGHAPFIIAEMSGNHGQSLEKALEIVDAAAAAGCQGLKIQTSTPDMLTLNSREPDFVVRGANSDWEGQSLYELYTTNHTPFEWHAPIFERAAAHGMVGFSSPFSVEAIDFLETLNCPAYKIASFENNWPDLIRRAARTGKPVIISTGMADLADLERMVQIMREEGNEQVVLLKCTSTYPALPLNTNLRTIPHMRDMLGCHVGLSDHTMGTGVSVAATVLGAAVIEKHLTIRRADGGPDSSFSMEPDEMRRLVEECTQAQQALGNVFYGPTAAEQKSLGFRRSLYVVQDIAAGEVLTRDNIRVIRPGHGLAPHHLPELLGRPVRKALRRGTALTWDVL; encoded by the coding sequence ATGCAAGACATACTTCTGGGCACCCACCGCATTGGTACCGGCCACGCCCCTTTTATCATTGCCGAAATGTCGGGCAACCACGGCCAATCCCTGGAAAAAGCCCTGGAGATTGTAGACGCCGCCGCCGCCGCTGGCTGCCAAGGCCTGAAAATCCAGACGAGCACGCCCGATATGCTCACGCTGAACAGCCGGGAACCGGATTTTGTAGTGCGAGGCGCCAACTCTGACTGGGAAGGCCAGTCGCTTTATGAGCTTTACACCACCAATCACACGCCCTTCGAGTGGCACGCGCCCATTTTTGAGCGGGCCGCTGCGCATGGGATGGTTGGTTTCAGCTCTCCGTTTTCGGTGGAGGCCATTGACTTCTTGGAAACCCTTAACTGCCCGGCGTATAAGATTGCCTCTTTCGAAAACAACTGGCCTGATCTGATTCGCCGGGCAGCCCGCACGGGTAAACCTGTCATTATTTCTACCGGCATGGCTGACTTGGCCGACTTGGAGCGGATGGTGCAGATTATGCGGGAAGAGGGTAACGAGCAAGTCGTACTGCTTAAATGCACCAGCACTTACCCGGCTTTACCACTTAATACCAACCTGCGCACCATCCCGCATATGCGGGATATGCTGGGCTGCCACGTAGGACTCTCTGACCACACCATGGGTACGGGGGTAAGCGTAGCAGCCACCGTGTTGGGAGCTGCCGTCATCGAAAAGCACCTGACCATTCGGCGCGCCGATGGAGGACCGGATTCCTCGTTTTCAATGGAACCTGACGAGATGCGCCGCCTAGTGGAAGAATGCACACAGGCCCAGCAGGCCTTGGGCAACGTGTTTTACGGGCCCACCGCCGCCGAGCAGAAGTCGTTAGGCTTCCGCCGCTCTTTGTACGTAGTGCAGGATATTGCCGCTGGCGAAGTGCTGACCCGAGACAACATCCGAGTAATTCGGCCTGGTCACGGCCTGGCTCCGCACCACCTGCCCGAACTGCTGGGCCGGCCTGTGCGCAAGGCTCTCCGACGTGGCACGGCGCTTACCTGGGACGTACTCTAG
- the pseG gene encoding UDP-2,4-diacetamido-2,4,6-trideoxy-beta-L-altropyranose hydrolase, whose amino-acid sequence MRISSRKKFSGMTASRILFRTDGNSLIGLGHLTRCLALADMLTSDFVCTFVLREPSATVEAQVQQAGFTVLHVPLKLTLADEPSWLHAQISAADILVLDGYHFTPYYQQQLKQYCQAVVYLDDLVSQYMWADVVLNQAGGISASSYRHEPGTQLCLGPEYALLRRPFRESATLPRNAPDINRVFLNMGGADPENNTLVVLKQVLQWLPQHRFEVVTGSAYPHQATLQAATQNWPNVQLHHNLTAEQMAVMLQRCGIYVCPPSGIAYECCAVGGLVLLHPIADNQQRLFTYLTENGLAWPVSELAALPTAVLPATAHRLQERQHAVFDGLAAQRLHQVFRNLALTYALTTRRATAADSEQYLLWANDPAVRSNAIQQETIAWEQHQQWFFRRLHDADTYLYYFEQQGQPIGQVRLEFTGSEALIDYSVAATARGQGLGLAVLRRAILELRHERPGPWTLVAQVKAGNLPSRRVFERLGFAPQPAVQLHDSTFDVFQLAFLPPN is encoded by the coding sequence ATGCGCATATCGAGCAGAAAAAAGTTTAGTGGCATGACAGCTTCCCGCATTTTATTTCGCACGGATGGCAATTCTCTTATTGGTTTAGGGCATCTGACCCGCTGCCTAGCTCTGGCAGATATGCTGACGTCAGATTTTGTCTGCACGTTTGTTTTGCGTGAACCATCAGCTACGGTAGAAGCCCAGGTGCAGCAGGCTGGTTTTACCGTCTTACACGTACCTCTCAAGCTTACCTTGGCTGATGAACCAAGCTGGCTGCACGCGCAAATTTCTGCCGCTGACATACTGGTGCTAGATGGCTATCATTTCACGCCCTACTACCAGCAGCAATTGAAGCAGTACTGCCAGGCCGTAGTCTATCTTGATGATCTAGTTAGCCAGTATATGTGGGCCGATGTGGTCCTGAATCAGGCCGGCGGCATCTCAGCCAGCAGTTATCGGCACGAACCTGGCACGCAGCTTTGCCTGGGGCCTGAATACGCTCTACTTCGCCGGCCCTTTCGCGAATCTGCTACCCTGCCCCGTAATGCTCCCGACATTAACCGGGTGTTCCTGAATATGGGCGGCGCCGACCCCGAAAACAATACCTTGGTAGTCCTGAAACAGGTACTTCAGTGGTTACCGCAGCACCGGTTTGAGGTAGTTACTGGCAGTGCCTACCCGCACCAAGCCACCTTACAGGCAGCCACGCAAAACTGGCCGAATGTGCAGCTCCACCACAACCTGACGGCTGAGCAGATGGCTGTTATGTTGCAGCGTTGCGGCATATATGTCTGCCCACCCAGCGGTATTGCCTATGAATGTTGCGCCGTTGGTGGCCTCGTACTGCTGCACCCCATTGCCGACAACCAGCAGCGCCTATTTACCTATCTGACGGAAAATGGGCTGGCCTGGCCTGTTTCAGAACTGGCGGCTTTGCCGACGGCGGTGTTGCCCGCTACTGCTCACCGTTTGCAAGAGCGTCAACACGCCGTTTTCGATGGGCTGGCGGCGCAACGTCTGCATCAGGTATTTCGCAATCTGGCCCTCACGTATGCCTTAACAACCCGTCGTGCTACTGCTGCCGATAGTGAGCAGTATTTGTTGTGGGCCAATGATCCGGCTGTGCGCAGCAATGCTATCCAGCAGGAAACTATTGCGTGGGAGCAACACCAGCAGTGGTTTTTTCGCCGTCTGCACGATGCCGACACTTACCTGTACTACTTTGAACAGCAAGGCCAACCCATAGGGCAAGTGCGGTTGGAGTTTACCGGTTCAGAAGCACTCATCGACTATTCGGTGGCGGCAACGGCACGGGGCCAGGGGCTGGGGTTGGCAGTATTGCGACGAGCCATTCTGGAGCTGCGTCATGAGCGGCCTGGGCCCTGGACGCTGGTAGCCCAGGTAAAAGCCGGTAACTTGCCGTCCCGTCGGGTGTTTGAGCGGTTGGGTTTTGCGCCACAACCGGCCGTGCAGTTGCACGACAGCACCTTTGATGTGTTTCAGCTGGCCTTTTTGCCGCCGAACTAG
- a CDS encoding cytidylyltransferase domain-containing protein encodes MKNVGIISQARMTSTRLPGKVLLPIAGRPMLHYHMQRLQASHLPVYLAITTNQADDVLADFAQTHTLPYVRGSEDNVLSRYWLCAEANELDVIVRVTSDCPLLDGELIAESVREYLRADDDRLYLSNVLERTFPRGLDFEIFSRQLLAEAMQHATLASDLEHVTPYIHQNRSGSVRFQHISRQPARSHYRLTVDTADDFLLIRTLIEEHNAHQLKTTELIALLDAHPELIALNAHIEQKKV; translated from the coding sequence TTGAAAAACGTTGGCATTATTTCACAGGCCCGTATGACAAGTACCCGCCTGCCGGGTAAGGTTTTGCTTCCTATTGCCGGCCGCCCCATGCTACATTATCATATGCAGCGTCTGCAGGCCAGTCACCTGCCTGTATATCTGGCCATTACTACAAACCAAGCCGACGATGTGCTGGCAGATTTTGCCCAAACCCACACGCTACCCTACGTACGAGGTAGCGAAGACAACGTACTGAGTCGCTATTGGCTCTGCGCCGAAGCTAATGAGCTTGATGTGATAGTACGTGTTACGTCTGATTGCCCACTGCTGGATGGGGAACTCATAGCAGAAAGCGTGCGGGAGTATCTGCGGGCAGATGATGATCGGCTATACCTTTCCAATGTACTGGAACGTACTTTTCCCCGAGGTCTGGACTTCGAAATTTTTTCCCGGCAACTGCTGGCCGAGGCGATGCAACATGCTACGTTAGCTTCTGATCTGGAGCATGTGACACCCTACATCCATCAGAACCGTTCCGGGTCTGTGCGGTTCCAGCACATCAGTCGCCAGCCTGCCCGTAGCCACTACCGACTGACAGTAGATACCGCTGACGATTTCCTCCTTATTCGTACCCTCATTGAGGAGCATAATGCCCATCAGCTAAAAACTACCGAGCTTATTGCCCTGCTGGACGCACATCCAGAACTGATAGCGCTTAATGCGCATATCGAGCAGAAAAAAGTTTAG
- the pseC gene encoding UDP-4-amino-4,6-dideoxy-N-acetyl-beta-L-altrosamine transaminase codes for MEPIPYGRQHITSEDIQVVTETLLSDYLTQGPKVAEFEQHFAAYTGAKYAVAVSNGTAALHLCALALHVQPGQRIITTPITFAASANCVRYCGGEVYFADIDPATALLDLRAVRRLLESHPKGHFHGLIPVDFAGLAVDLEEARKLANEFGLWIIEDACHAPGGSFADSQSQEQRCGNGQFADLAIFSFHPVKHIATGEGGMITTNRHDLYERLLKLRTHGITKDPAQMQRNDGGWYMEMQELGYNYRMPDMLCALGISQLRRADEGLTRRRVLAARYDAAFADVAAVRPLAGAPGHAYHLYVIQVPDRKGLYNALRERHIFAQVHYIPVHTMPYYQSLGWQPGDFPLAEAYYAHCLSIPLFPSLTDEEQQYVIESILEIVKP; via the coding sequence ATGGAGCCTATTCCTTACGGACGCCAGCATATCACCTCCGAGGATATTCAGGTCGTTACCGAAACCTTACTTTCTGATTACCTGACCCAAGGGCCCAAAGTAGCCGAGTTTGAGCAGCATTTTGCTGCTTACACAGGAGCGAAATACGCCGTGGCCGTAAGCAACGGCACAGCGGCTTTGCACCTGTGTGCGTTAGCGTTACATGTACAGCCTGGGCAGCGCATCATTACTACGCCCATTACTTTTGCGGCTTCGGCTAATTGTGTGCGTTACTGTGGCGGCGAAGTATATTTTGCTGATATAGATCCTGCTACAGCTCTGCTTGATTTGAGAGCCGTACGCCGGTTGCTGGAAAGTCACCCTAAAGGCCACTTTCACGGCCTGATTCCGGTAGACTTCGCCGGCTTGGCCGTAGACCTAGAGGAAGCCCGGAAGCTGGCTAATGAGTTTGGCCTCTGGATTATTGAAGATGCCTGCCATGCGCCAGGTGGATCTTTTGCCGATTCGCAGAGCCAGGAACAACGTTGCGGTAATGGGCAATTTGCGGATCTGGCAATCTTCAGCTTCCACCCGGTAAAGCATATTGCCACCGGCGAAGGCGGCATGATTACTACTAATCGTCATGACCTGTATGAGCGGCTCCTGAAGTTGCGTACGCATGGTATCACCAAAGATCCTGCTCAGATGCAGCGCAACGACGGCGGCTGGTACATGGAGATGCAGGAGCTTGGCTACAACTACCGCATGCCCGATATGCTTTGTGCCCTCGGCATTAGTCAACTGCGGCGCGCCGATGAAGGCCTTACGCGCCGGCGGGTATTGGCCGCCCGCTATGATGCTGCCTTTGCTGACGTGGCCGCCGTGCGCCCCCTGGCAGGTGCACCGGGCCATGCGTACCACCTTTACGTTATCCAAGTGCCTGACCGCAAAGGACTTTACAATGCGCTCCGTGAAAGGCATATTTTTGCGCAGGTGCATTATATTCCAGTACATACGATGCCGTATTATCAGAGTTTGGGTTGGCAACCCGGCGACTTCCCGCTGGCGGAAGCTTATTATGCGCACTGTTTGAGCATTCCGCTGTTCCCTAGCCTCACTGATGAGGAGCAGCAGTATGTAATTGAAAGCATTCTGGAAATAGTGAAACCGTAG
- a CDS encoding T9SS type A sorting domain-containing protein: MKKFFKSTLFFAGQFLCSVMAITDAQAQKEYSNWYFGNQAGISFAAGNPQATTGSAMTTYEGCSSISNPQGQLLMYSNGENVWDVNHQIMPNGSSLGSHNSASQGVIILRAPGSNTIYYIFTVDAIDNNLAGGLRYSVVDMSLRGGLGDVTATKAVRLPTPTTTGKVTEKLTAALHANGRDYWVIVHGWESNNFFSFLLTSTGVNSAPVVSAVGPVHQGGGSFFGSANAVGYMKISPNGTKLALAQRDSQFELYDYNNNSGQVSNYISLRGTSSFHYGVEFSPDNSRLYTTMYSDGGFDTNVYQYNIQAGSSTAIQNSRQIVASIPGLSSAIQAASDGKLYLSGLNKPYLNSIEYPNNLGSACGFQQNSVSLGIKLGQNGLPNQPNVVSVIMKNMMPSTMNRLKIYPNPTKDFIVLYLSDNMIKDMDKISVLDLMGRTVVEYKVADLKIIKGELVIPVNAIARGEYIIKATSSNESNSKRVILE, from the coding sequence ATGAAGAAATTTTTCAAATCAACATTGTTCTTCGCAGGACAATTCCTTTGCAGTGTTATGGCAATTACAGATGCCCAGGCCCAGAAGGAGTATAGTAACTGGTACTTCGGCAATCAGGCTGGCATTTCCTTTGCGGCTGGAAATCCGCAGGCTACTACAGGTAGTGCTATGACGACTTATGAGGGGTGCTCTTCCATATCTAACCCTCAAGGACAACTCTTGATGTACAGTAATGGGGAGAATGTATGGGATGTAAATCATCAGATAATGCCTAATGGTAGCTCGTTAGGCTCACATAATTCCGCCTCCCAAGGAGTCATAATTCTACGGGCTCCCGGTAGCAATACTATATATTATATTTTTACAGTTGATGCTATTGATAATAATTTAGCTGGAGGGTTGCGGTATTCAGTTGTAGATATGTCGTTGCGAGGCGGATTAGGTGATGTAACAGCTACCAAAGCAGTTCGGCTTCCCACACCTACTACTACTGGTAAGGTAACAGAAAAGCTTACAGCAGCATTGCATGCGAATGGCCGGGACTATTGGGTTATAGTGCACGGTTGGGAAAGCAATAATTTTTTCAGTTTTCTTCTAACGTCAACCGGGGTTAATTCTGCTCCGGTAGTTAGTGCTGTAGGCCCAGTTCATCAAGGTGGAGGAAGCTTCTTCGGGTCAGCAAATGCTGTTGGTTACATGAAAATATCCCCTAATGGCACTAAATTAGCATTAGCTCAGCGCGATAGTCAATTCGAACTTTACGACTATAATAACAATTCTGGGCAGGTGTCAAATTATATCAGTTTACGTGGAACAAGTAGCTTTCATTATGGGGTGGAGTTTTCTCCCGACAACTCTCGCTTGTACACAACTATGTACTCAGACGGCGGCTTTGATACCAATGTATATCAGTACAATATACAAGCAGGTTCTAGCACTGCTATACAAAATTCTCGGCAGATAGTAGCTAGTATTCCGGGTTTGTCAAGTGCAATACAAGCAGCTTCTGATGGTAAGTTGTATTTATCAGGCTTGAATAAACCCTACTTAAATTCTATTGAATATCCTAATAATTTAGGTAGTGCGTGTGGCTTTCAACAGAATTCTGTATCACTAGGGATTAAACTTGGGCAAAATGGCTTACCAAATCAGCCAAATGTTGTAAGTGTGATTATGAAAAATATGATGCCATCTACTATGAATCGTTTGAAAATTTATCCAAATCCTACTAAGGATTTTATAGTGCTATATTTGTCGGATAACATGATAAAAGATATGGATAAAATATCTGTTCTAGATTTGATGGGAAGAACGGTAGTAGAGTATAAAGTAGCAGACCTTAAGATAATAAAAGGTGAGCTTGTTATTCCTGTGAATGCAATAGCTAGAGGGGAATATATCATTAAAGCCACTAGCTCTAATGAGAGTAACAGTAAGCGGGTAATACTTGAATAA
- the pseB gene encoding UDP-N-acetylglucosamine 4,6-dehydratase (inverting): MALDLNHKSILVTGGTGSFGKKFVQTVFEQFPQVKRLVVYSRDELKQFEMSQQFPNSKYPAIRYFIGDVRDAERLKRACEGIDIIVHAAALKQVPAAEYNPMECIKTNIFGAENVINAALDCGVKDVVALSTDKAAAPINLYGATKLCSDKLFVAANNMKGSRDLRFSVVRYGNVIGSRGSVVPFFLQRRETGILPITHPDMTRFHISLEQGVDLVLYALEHSWGGEIFVPKIPSYVITEVAKAIGPDCRQEIVGIRPGEKLHEEMITETDALSTVELDKYYVILPFTPRWDVDDFIHHFNGRRVDSGFHYNSSNNTEWLTAEQIREEIRLHVDANFLM, from the coding sequence ATGGCCCTCGACCTCAATCACAAATCCATCCTGGTAACCGGCGGTACCGGTTCGTTCGGCAAAAAGTTCGTTCAGACGGTATTTGAGCAGTTTCCGCAGGTAAAACGCCTGGTTGTTTACTCCCGCGACGAGTTGAAGCAGTTTGAAATGTCGCAGCAGTTCCCTAACAGTAAATATCCAGCCATCCGCTATTTTATTGGCGATGTGCGGGATGCAGAACGATTGAAGCGGGCCTGCGAGGGAATTGATATTATTGTACACGCCGCCGCTCTCAAGCAGGTACCCGCCGCCGAGTACAATCCGATGGAGTGCATCAAGACCAACATCTTCGGGGCCGAAAATGTGATTAACGCGGCTCTTGACTGCGGGGTGAAGGATGTAGTAGCCCTCAGCACCGACAAGGCGGCTGCTCCTATTAACCTCTACGGCGCTACCAAGCTTTGCTCCGACAAGCTGTTTGTGGCCGCCAACAACATGAAAGGCTCGCGTGATTTACGTTTCTCGGTAGTGCGCTACGGCAACGTAATCGGCTCCCGGGGCTCAGTGGTGCCGTTTTTCCTGCAGCGCCGCGAAACCGGCATATTGCCTATCACCCACCCCGACATGACGCGCTTCCACATTTCCCTGGAGCAGGGCGTGGACCTGGTGCTGTACGCGCTGGAGCACAGTTGGGGCGGCGAAATCTTCGTGCCTAAGATTCCGAGCTACGTGATTACCGAAGTAGCCAAAGCCATCGGTCCCGACTGCCGTCAGGAAATTGTGGGCATCCGGCCCGGCGAGAAGCTGCACGAGGAAATGATTACTGAAACCGACGCGCTAAGCACGGTGGAACTGGACAAGTATTACGTAATTCTGCCTTTTACCCCGCGCTGGGATGTGGATGACTTCATCCACCACTTCAACGGCCGCCGCGTGGATTCCGGCTTCCATTATAACTCCAGCAACAACACCGAATGGCTCACGGCCGAGCAGATCCGCGAAGAAATCCGGCTGCATGTAGATGCAAATTTTCTCATGTAG
- a CDS encoding glycosyltransferase family 4 protein — protein MPFLPVPESAARPLRLLVITYYWPPSGGAGVQRSLKFVKHLPQFGVEPTVITVDPAQAAYPVLDHSLAADVPASVRVIRTDTFEPFDSYKKLTGRKQVPYGGFVGESKTSRAQQLFKFVRGNLFIPDARRGWNRYVLEAVAQLIAAGEQFDAVLTSSPPHSTQLIGLELQRRYGLRWLADMRDPWTDIYYYKELNHLPPARWLDARYERQVLEQADAVLVTSPHTKRLFLGKSRQIEAASIHVLPNGYDEDDFQSPSQSPSDQLLITHTGTISETYHIELLLAACAECQRRHPDVPLRLRFVGKVSEGIQRQAREAGLADTVEFIPFVPHDESVEYLLRSTVLLMAIPDVANNRGILPGKVFEYLAAGKPILCVGPAGSDADELLQACGSGRALPYDAYTQMLEELEALAAQWRINPNLDLPGAHPERYSRRSLTEQLAGLLKQ, from the coding sequence ATGCCTTTTCTACCCGTGCCCGAGTCTGCTGCCCGCCCGTTGCGTTTGCTGGTTATCACCTACTACTGGCCGCCGTCGGGCGGAGCCGGGGTGCAGCGCAGCCTCAAATTTGTGAAACACCTGCCGCAGTTCGGCGTCGAGCCCACCGTCATCACCGTAGACCCCGCCCAGGCCGCCTACCCAGTGCTTGACCATTCCCTGGCGGCCGATGTGCCAGCCAGCGTGCGCGTGATTCGGACCGACACGTTTGAACCCTTCGACAGCTATAAAAAGCTCACTGGCCGTAAGCAGGTGCCCTACGGCGGCTTTGTGGGGGAGAGCAAGACGAGCCGGGCGCAGCAGCTGTTCAAGTTCGTGCGCGGTAACCTGTTCATTCCTGATGCCCGCCGGGGCTGGAACCGCTACGTGCTGGAGGCCGTGGCCCAGCTCATAGCCGCCGGCGAACAGTTTGACGCTGTACTGACCTCCTCCCCGCCCCATTCCACCCAGCTCATTGGGCTGGAGTTGCAACGCCGCTACGGCCTGCGCTGGCTGGCCGATATGCGCGACCCGTGGACGGACATCTATTACTATAAGGAGCTGAACCATCTGCCGCCGGCCCGCTGGCTGGATGCGCGCTATGAGCGGCAGGTGCTGGAGCAGGCCGATGCCGTGCTGGTAACCAGTCCGCACACCAAGCGGCTGTTCCTGGGCAAATCCAGGCAGATTGAGGCGGCCAGCATCCACGTGCTGCCCAACGGCTACGACGAGGACGACTTCCAAAGTCCCAGCCAATCACCTTCGGATCAGTTGCTCATTACGCACACCGGTACCATTTCTGAAACCTACCACATTGAGCTGCTGCTGGCAGCCTGCGCGGAGTGCCAGCGGCGTCACCCCGATGTACCGCTGCGCCTGCGGTTCGTGGGCAAGGTTTCCGAAGGCATTCAGCGCCAGGCCCGCGAGGCTGGTTTGGCAGATACGGTGGAGTTCATCCCATTTGTGCCCCACGATGAGTCGGTAGAGTATCTGCTGCGTAGCACAGTACTGCTGATGGCCATTCCCGACGTGGCCAACAACCGGGGCATTCTGCCCGGCAAGGTGTTTGAGTATCTGGCCGCTGGCAAGCCCATCTTATGTGTAGGCCCGGCCGGCTCCGATGCTGATGAGTTGCTGCAGGCCTGCGGGTCCGGCCGCGCCCTCCCCTACGACGCCTACACCCAAATGCTGGAAGAGCTGGAAGCCCTGGCCGCCCAGTGGCGCATCAACCCCAACCTCGACCTGCCCGGCGCCCATCCCGAACGGTACTCCCGCCGCAGCCTGACGGAGCAGTTAGCCGGGTTATTGAAACAGTAA